TTATATTAAATATTCTTATCATTCGATTATTCGGATTGGAAGAACTAGGTGTATTTAATCTGTCTTACGCTATATTTGTATTAATGTCACAAATTACTGTGTTTGGAGTTCATCTTTCATGTCTTAGGTTGTGTGCTCTAAATCCTGAAAATTATCGATATATACTGGCTTCAGGCTTACTGGTTACTGGTTTTATTTCATCCTCAATGTCACTTTTGATATACGTTGCTTCTCCACTCCTTTCTGTGTTGAATGTGAGTGATCTGGAACACGGTGCTAATTATATATGTTTAGCGTTGGTTTTTTTCTCTCTTAATAAAGTGTTTTCATTTACTATTAATGGCTTATCTAGAATGCGATTATATGCACTTATTGGTGGGTTTAGGGCTGTTTCAATGTTAGCTTTTGTTGTCTTACTTTTTAATATTGAATCGAAAAAACCGTTAGTTTCGACATTTCTTTTCTCTGAATTTAGTTTATTTTTAATGTTCATGATTTATTTTTTACGAGATATTTCATCGGTTTCATTTAATTGTAGGTTAAAAAAGTCGGCTATAGAACATTATAATTATGGTAAGCGAGTGGTCATTTCTGGTATCAGTATTGAGTTGAATGCCAGAGTTGATGTTTTGGTACTAAGTGCTTTTGTATCGTCGTCGTCTGTTGGTTTATATTCATTTGTTGCAATGTTAATTGAAGGTTTTTATCAATTAATTGTTGTTGTAAAGAATTATATAAATCCCAAAATAGTAAAGCTCTATGCGAGTGGTGAAAAAGAACCATTAGAAAAATTCATTAAAAAGGTGGTGCTAATTGTGACATCTTCTTTTTCATTAATGGCAGCATTGGCGTATTATTTATTTCCGTTAATGGTTGACTTGTTCAATCTTGATCCACGTTTAACGACTGTATCAATAATATTTTTGATACTTATAGGGTTTATGGCTGCGTTGTCAGGTTGGCTATGTCTTGATCAACTGCTAGCTATTTGTGGTAAGCCAGAAGTTAGTTCTAAGATGTATTTTTTGATGGTTTTAGCGAACATATTTTTTAATTACTTATTTATACCTATTTGGGGCTTGAAAGGCGCTGCTTTTGCAACTGTTCTATCTTGGGTTATATTTACTATAATGTTAAATTGTTCTGCTATTCGGTTTCTAAAATTAAATTTAGTCCCTTTTTTAGGGAAGTAAAAATTGGAGTGAACGCAAGTGTGTGGGATTTTTGGTGTTTTTTCAAGTAAGACAACTTCATTAGCTAAAAATGAGGTGCTTTCCATATTTGAAGATGTGTTTTTAATGTCGGAAGCGAGAGGTAAAGAGTGTTCAGGTCTGTCAGTTGTTTTAGAAGAAGACCTTGTTGTATTAAAAAGCGCAGTTTCCGCTTCGGAATTTTTACATACAGAGCAATACCAAAGTTTATTGTCGGATGTCGTTTCTGGTGATTCGCCATTCATAGCAATTGGTCACTCTCGCCTAGTCACTAATGGCTTAGGTGCATTAAACAATAATAACCAACCTGTAACACGTCATTCTGATGTAATAATACATAACGGTATTATAGTAAATGATGAAGAGATTTGGTCAGGTTTAGAATCCAAACCAACCTCTGGAGTTGATACGGAAGCTCTATTAGCTTTATTTCAACACAAAGCAGAAAAAGAGCAACGAAATATTGCTATTTCAAATACATTTTCTGAGTTGAAGGGTAATGCGTCAATTTGCATTCTTAACTCAGAAGGTGAAAACGCAATACTTGCAACCGATAATGGCTCTCTATATTATGCTTTTGATAAAACATTGGATATTTTTGTATTTGCATCTGAATTTTTTATTTTATCAGAAGTTTTAAAAAAGAATAAAAAGATTAGTAAAATGTCAGTTAATCATCTCTTTGCTAACACAGCACTTTCTATAAATTTGGATTCTTTAGATGTTGAAAGTTTTGTTATGAATGATAATGCTGATCATTTATTGTCAACTACAAATAATACCAAAGAACGTACTTGTGGACGAATATTAGATCGATCTGATAAAGACTACCCTGACGGAGTAAAAATAAAACGCTGCACAAAATGTATATTACCGTTTTCGTTTCCTGGAATAGAGTTTGATATAAATGGTATTTGTAATAAATGCCATGAACATAAAAAAACTGTGCTAAAAGATAAAAATGAATTGTTGGAACTGATAAGTAAATATAAGAGTAAGGACGGAAGTCCGGATTGTTTAGTTGGCCTGAGTGGTGGGCGAGATAGTTGTTATGGCTTACATGTGATAAAAAATGAGCTAGGTTTAAATCCAATCGCGTATACGTACGACTGGGGGCTTGTAACTGATTTAGCAAGACGAAATATTGCTAGAATGTGTGGACAACTTGGTGTTGAGCATATATTGGTTTCAGCTGATTTGGCTAAGAAAAGGGAGAATGTACGAAAAAATATTCAGGCCTGGTTGAAAAAACCAGATTTGGCGATGATTCCTTTATTTATGGCCGGAGATAAACAATTTTATTATTATGCTCATCAATTGAGAAAGCAAACTGGTGTTGATCTTTTTATGTTTGCAGCTGGAAATAATTTGGAACGTACTGATTTTAAACTGGCCTTTTCTGGTCTTCAAGGTAATTCTGGTAATGGAATATTAACTCAGATATCTAGCTTTAATAAAGCGAAATTGATGGGAAGTTATGGGTTGCGATTTTTGTCCAATCCTAGCTACCTTAATAGTTCACTATTTGATAGCTTCCATGCTTTTTATTCTAGTTATTTTTTAAAAGATGATTACTCATATTTATATCACTATTTTCCGTGGAATGAAGAAGTAGTCAATTCCACGTTAAAAGATGTTTATGACTGGGAGGGTTCTGGTGATACGTCGACA
This portion of the Vibrio sp. VB16 genome encodes:
- a CDS encoding oligosaccharide flippase family protein, translating into MKSYDAVIDLTINYIGLIIAAGSGIILNILIIRLFGLEELGVFNLSYAIFVLMSQITVFGVHLSCLRLCALNPENYRYILASGLLVTGFISSSMSLLIYVASPLLSVLNVSDLEHGANYICLALVFFSLNKVFSFTINGLSRMRLYALIGGFRAVSMLAFVVLLFNIESKKPLVSTFLFSEFSLFLMFMIYFLRDISSVSFNCRLKKSAIEHYNYGKRVVISGISIELNARVDVLVLSAFVSSSSVGLYSFVAMLIEGFYQLIVVVKNYINPKIVKLYASGEKEPLEKFIKKVVLIVTSSFSLMAALAYYLFPLMVDLFNLDPRLTTVSIIFLILIGFMAALSGWLCLDQLLAICGKPEVSSKMYFLMVLANIFFNYLFIPIWGLKGAAFATVLSWVIFTIMLNCSAIRFLKLNLVPFLGK